The proteins below are encoded in one region of Bacillota bacterium:
- a CDS encoding lipopolysaccharide assembly protein LapA domain-containing protein → MTWAWLVWFVAAVLIALFAGQNTDLVVIRFLGWEWRTSQALVITGAAAAGVLLTAVSALPQRVRAYLRSSDLQGQVRRLQEEKRQLSERVTGAEEEARQLAEKLKKAEEEGRRPSGQGSGIGSGTGDRVTEGSAPPPGAAEPGGGR, encoded by the coding sequence GTGACCTGGGCCTGGCTGGTGTGGTTTGTGGCCGCTGTCCTGATTGCCCTGTTTGCCGGCCAGAACACGGACCTGGTGGTGATCCGATTCCTGGGGTGGGAGTGGCGCACTTCGCAGGCGCTGGTGATCACCGGTGCTGCCGCGGCCGGCGTGCTCCTCACCGCCGTGAGCGCCCTGCCGCAGCGGGTGCGGGCGTATCTTCGCAGCTCGGACCTGCAGGGCCAGGTGCGCAGGTTGCAGGAAGAGAAGCGCCAGCTCAGCGAGCGGGTAACCGGGGCGGAGGAAGAAGCCCGCCAGCTGGCCGAAAAGCTCAAGAAAGCCGAAGAGGAAGGGCGCCGTCCGTCCGGCCAGGGCTCCGGGATAGGTTCGGGAACCGGTGACAGAGTGACGGAGGGGTCCGCACCCCCACCTGGCGCGGCCGAGCCGGGCGGCGGAAGATGA
- a CDS encoding VWA domain-containing protein, with translation MSLLRVRSLADAEFLRQAGLVMAAALEGTRGVHLGEAGVASLKMHTVDPRRPQELHVLTGADAGQVFYHRRRPGEVIHLDVFHQLGAVDHRAVARALARAVDAWAATPGLPWPRESPDRAPGRILDYVDVQTATGGGRCTGSLKYGRRASVRYAHSNHVHIAARIPREMMGLLLYFVAAVEEQVGLSGLEIRRVEKVICDPPAPPGSPDIDLSPYRSLSDSLLREEIPGDRASPEVQASRQLESALELAEELGGVGDLQEALDALAGDDGMRSLAMKLAGSHRSVSRFLDLLEQRGLIRRDGWKVTLTPTGMTLRQMVRERRREIELEFRKLLRRIPAPVPARARVNRRLEGRPEQGRGPAMRPEPVEKGEWARELAVTETVVESVRRGLLAPPPEAVRPSRIVLRPEDVRVWRHRPGNPIDICLLIDASASMAGRRLRAAKFLAQHLVLATRDRVAVLVFQERQVETYVPLCRSYCRVEHGLSRISALGLTPMAEGIMGALEYLRRARARNPVLLLISDGIPTVPKWTLDPLSDALDAANRIPAARVNFACIGLEPNRAFLEGLCRRANGHLYIVDELEKEALVAIAHAERRRVRALTA, from the coding sequence GTGTCCCTGCTCAGGGTGCGCTCGCTGGCGGATGCCGAGTTTCTGCGCCAGGCGGGTCTGGTGATGGCGGCAGCGCTGGAGGGGACGCGGGGGGTGCACCTCGGGGAAGCAGGGGTGGCTTCCCTGAAGATGCACACCGTGGACCCCCGTCGTCCTCAAGAGCTGCACGTGCTCACGGGTGCCGACGCCGGGCAGGTGTTCTACCACCGGCGACGTCCCGGCGAGGTGATCCACCTGGATGTGTTCCATCAGTTGGGGGCGGTGGATCACCGGGCGGTGGCCCGGGCCCTCGCCCGGGCGGTGGACGCCTGGGCGGCGACGCCCGGCCTGCCCTGGCCCCGGGAGTCTCCCGATCGGGCCCCCGGCCGCATCCTCGACTACGTGGACGTGCAGACGGCCACCGGCGGCGGGCGGTGCACGGGGAGCCTGAAGTACGGAAGGCGGGCATCGGTGCGCTATGCCCATTCCAACCACGTGCACATCGCCGCCCGGATCCCCCGCGAGATGATGGGCCTGCTCCTTTACTTCGTGGCGGCGGTGGAGGAGCAGGTGGGCCTGAGCGGCCTGGAGATTCGCCGGGTGGAGAAGGTGATATGCGATCCTCCCGCGCCGCCCGGCAGTCCCGACATCGATCTTTCTCCCTATCGTTCCCTGTCCGACTCCCTGTTGCGGGAGGAGATCCCGGGAGACCGGGCCTCACCCGAGGTGCAGGCCAGCCGGCAACTGGAGTCTGCCCTCGAGCTGGCCGAGGAACTGGGCGGGGTGGGGGACCTGCAGGAGGCGCTGGATGCCCTGGCCGGCGACGACGGGATGCGTTCTCTGGCGATGAAGCTGGCCGGCTCGCACCGCTCGGTGTCGCGCTTTCTCGACCTCCTCGAGCAGCGGGGTCTGATCCGCCGGGACGGGTGGAAGGTCACTCTCACGCCCACCGGGATGACCCTGCGACAGATGGTGCGGGAGCGGCGGCGAGAAATCGAGCTGGAGTTCCGCAAGTTGCTGCGGCGCATCCCCGCTCCCGTTCCCGCCCGCGCCCGGGTCAACCGCCGGCTGGAGGGTCGTCCCGAGCAGGGACGGGGACCGGCCATGCGGCCTGAACCGGTGGAAAAGGGGGAGTGGGCACGGGAGCTGGCCGTCACCGAGACGGTGGTGGAGTCGGTGCGCCGGGGGCTCCTGGCCCCGCCCCCCGAGGCCGTCAGGCCGTCGCGCATCGTCCTCAGGCCGGAGGACGTGCGGGTGTGGCGGCACCGGCCGGGCAATCCCATCGACATCTGCCTGCTCATCGACGCCTCGGCCAGTATGGCGGGGCGGCGGTTGCGGGCGGCCAAGTTCCTGGCTCAACACCTGGTACTGGCCACCCGGGACCGGGTGGCGGTGCTGGTGTTCCAGGAACGCCAGGTGGAGACCTATGTGCCCCTGTGCCGGAGTTACTGCCGGGTGGAGCACGGTCTTTCCCGCATTTCCGCCCTGGGGCTCACTCCCATGGCGGAGGGGATTATGGGGGCCCTGGAGTACCTGCGCCGGGCGCGGGCGCGCAACCCCGTCCTCCTGCTCATCTCGGACGGCATCCCCACCGTACCCAAGTGGACCCTCGACCCCCTGAGCGACGCTCTGGACGCCGCCAACCGCATACCCGCAGCCCGGGTGAACTTCGCCTGCATCGGTCTTGAGCCCAACCGGGCCTTCCTGGAGGGCCTGTGCCGGAGGGCCAACGGGCACCTGTACATCGTGGACGAACTGGAGAAGGAGGCCCTGGTGGCCATCGCCCACGCCGAGAGGCGCCGCGTGCGCGCCCTCACCGCCTGA
- a CDS encoding magnesium chelatase → MLGYQELIRFPGNQALFEAIEMSVLGTLCGRPLHLHAEGLRGTGKTTILRAARQVLPPILRIAGCVYNCHPDRPHCPEHRDLSREEVAALGTEWTAMPFLEITHSAKLGTVVGSIDLGRLTSPRGAQAALLPGTIPQAHRGIIFVDEINRLAETSPELTDVLLGVMGTKPGRVQIEETGLPVVSLDVNACVWAASNPDEDPGPLEDIRRQLADRFDLVVNMGRPAAPEAVRRVLEASDAWFRTGSVPGVCPRPAIPGLPDLDRNRTRWSHFMQWMPQVLVPDSLRGLIASLYVDFGFESLRAVEAWQLGARIHACLAGRKEAEVADFLAVAPLVLRHRVDMPTLSEVMARLDSPREPGGGAAEAQVPAAAPTQERGDTGLSQLFARARERLQALLGGEPGGGPGGRGARESRAGPAGTGTRGGGGASPMTDPLQAPIASPPAVARPLVELPLAAWVREE, encoded by the coding sequence GTGCTGGGGTATCAGGAACTGATTCGCTTTCCGGGAAACCAGGCGCTGTTTGAAGCCATCGAAATGAGCGTCCTCGGCACCCTGTGCGGCCGCCCCCTGCACCTGCACGCCGAGGGGCTGCGAGGCACGGGGAAGACCACCATCCTGCGGGCGGCCCGGCAGGTCTTGCCCCCCATCCTGCGCATTGCCGGCTGCGTCTACAACTGCCATCCGGATCGGCCTCACTGTCCCGAGCACCGCGACCTGAGCCGGGAAGAGGTGGCGGCCCTGGGGACCGAGTGGACCGCCATGCCCTTCCTGGAGATCACCCACTCGGCCAAGCTGGGCACGGTGGTGGGCAGCATCGACCTGGGCCGGCTGACATCGCCCCGCGGTGCCCAGGCTGCCCTGCTGCCCGGCACCATCCCTCAGGCCCACCGGGGAATCATTTTCGTGGATGAGATCAACCGCCTGGCCGAGACCTCCCCCGAGCTGACTGACGTCCTGCTGGGGGTGATGGGTACCAAGCCGGGGCGGGTGCAGATCGAGGAGACGGGCCTGCCCGTGGTGTCGCTGGATGTCAACGCCTGCGTCTGGGCGGCCTCCAACCCGGACGAGGACCCTGGCCCCCTGGAAGACATCAGGCGGCAACTGGCCGACCGCTTTGACCTGGTGGTGAATATGGGACGTCCCGCTGCCCCGGAAGCGGTAAGGCGGGTCCTGGAGGCGTCGGACGCCTGGTTCCGGACAGGGAGCGTCCCGGGCGTATGCCCCAGGCCGGCCATCCCGGGTCTGCCCGACCTGGACCGCAACCGCACCCGGTGGAGCCACTTCATGCAGTGGATGCCCCAGGTGCTGGTTCCCGACAGCCTGCGGGGGCTGATCGCCTCGCTATACGTGGACTTCGGTTTCGAGAGCCTTCGGGCGGTGGAAGCCTGGCAGCTGGGTGCCCGCATTCACGCCTGCCTGGCCGGGCGCAAAGAGGCGGAAGTAGCCGATTTCCTGGCGGTGGCGCCCCTGGTGTTGCGGCATCGGGTGGACATGCCCACTCTCAGCGAGGTTATGGCCAGGCTCGATTCGCCCCGGGAACCAGGGGGGGGAGCGGCGGAGGCCCAGGTGCCCGCTGCCGCCCCCACCCAGGAGCGGGGCGATACCGGTCTCAGCCAGCTGTTCGCCCGCGCCCGCGAACGGCTGCAGGCATTGCTGGGGGGCGAGCCGGGCGGCGGGCCGGGCGGAAGGGGGGCCCGCGAGAGCAGGGCGGGTCCGGCAGGCACGGGAACGCGAGGTGGGGGAGGCGCATCTCCCATGACCGACCCCCTGCAGGCACCCATTGCTTCCCCGCCGGCGGTGGCTCGCCCCCTGGTGGAACTGCCCCTGGCCGCCTGGGTCAGGGAGGAGTAG
- a CDS encoding lactate utilization protein, with protein sequence MAGAELFELFRQRAEQAGAHVERLPGPREACAYVCRMVAERKLAPVLVANGPLLGEMHLVAALAGQGTEVLLDTAQGAEQAALGVTEADLGVAETGSLYQDATSLVLRLASMLPPVHVAVLPADRIVGTLEEALPYILGRGQPPAYAAFITGPSRTADIERVLTIGVHGPAELHILCIDRPQAAQRAASA encoded by the coding sequence ATGGCGGGCGCTGAGCTGTTCGAGCTTTTCAGGCAGAGGGCGGAGCAGGCAGGGGCCCACGTGGAGCGCCTGCCGGGACCGCGGGAAGCGTGCGCGTACGTGTGCCGCATGGTCGCGGAACGGAAGCTGGCCCCGGTCCTGGTGGCAAACGGTCCCTTACTCGGGGAAATGCATCTGGTGGCCGCTCTCGCCGGGCAGGGCACCGAGGTGCTCCTGGATACGGCTCAGGGTGCGGAGCAGGCCGCCCTGGGGGTGACCGAAGCCGACCTGGGCGTGGCCGAGACGGGGAGCCTGTACCAGGATGCCACGTCTCTCGTGCTCCGGCTGGCCAGCATGCTGCCACCCGTACATGTGGCCGTGCTGCCCGCCGACCGCATCGTGGGGACCCTGGAGGAAGCTCTCCCCTACATCTTGGGCCGCGGGCAACCCCCGGCCTACGCCGCCTTCATCACCGGCCCCAGCCGCACCGCCGATATAGAGCGCGTGCTCACCATCGGGGTACACGGGCCCGCGGAACTTCACATCCTCTGCATAGACCGGCCCCAGGCCGCTCAGCGGGCCGCCTCAGCCTGA
- a CDS encoding cupin domain-containing protein produces MKVVEKPWGRETWWAVTPSYVGKIIEVRAGHSLSLQYHREKLESMYFLRGRGRLLVGDEEKEVAPGLAVTIPPGTVHRIWAEEDLQIVEVSTPQVEDVVRIEDAYGRTADAGERPR; encoded by the coding sequence GTGAAGGTCGTGGAGAAGCCGTGGGGACGCGAGACGTGGTGGGCCGTCACTCCCTCCTACGTGGGGAAGATCATCGAGGTCAGAGCGGGGCACAGCCTCAGCCTGCAGTATCACCGTGAGAAGCTGGAGAGCATGTACTTCCTGCGGGGAAGGGGACGCCTGCTGGTCGGTGATGAAGAAAAGGAAGTTGCGCCCGGCCTGGCGGTGACCATCCCTCCCGGGACCGTGCACCGCATCTGGGCGGAGGAGGACCTCCAGATCGTGGAGGTATCCACGCCCCAGGTGGAAGACGTGGTGAGGATCGAGGATGCATACGGCCGCACGGCGGACGCGGGCGAGCGCCCGCGTTGA
- a CDS encoding ROK family protein, producing the protein MTARDRVWLGLDVGGTKVAGALVDDRGQVRERVELPTLAEGGFEVSFGQVAAVARSLVECAGGRGWRVGGAGAGFPGPLDPRAGVLHNPPNLPGWDGMRVGDFLADELGLPVVVENDANAAALGEARHGAGRGFSLVVYFTLGTGVGGGVVCDGRIFSGVRGAAAELGHLVVRAGGEPCRCGGRGCLEAYASGPALVRRARSALTGEGAGSLLAGVAPLTGEAVVEAVRQGDPVAVRAWEETMEYLAAGVVSAVHAFNPDVVVVGGGLAAAGDLLFAPLRRLVREQGMPYLVRDLEIRPAALGRDAGVVGAAVLVRDRLGRHGG; encoded by the coding sequence TTGACCGCCCGGGACAGGGTATGGCTGGGCCTTGACGTGGGCGGCACCAAGGTGGCCGGTGCCCTGGTGGACGACCGGGGCCAGGTGCGGGAGCGCGTGGAGCTACCAACGCTGGCCGAGGGCGGCTTCGAGGTCTCTTTCGGGCAGGTGGCGGCGGTGGCCCGCTCGCTGGTGGAGTGCGCTGGCGGGCGGGGATGGCGGGTGGGCGGGGCGGGAGCCGGTTTTCCCGGTCCTCTTGACCCCCGGGCAGGGGTATTGCACAACCCGCCCAATCTCCCGGGGTGGGACGGGATGCGCGTGGGCGATTTCCTGGCCGACGAGCTGGGGCTCCCGGTGGTAGTGGAGAACGACGCCAACGCCGCTGCCCTGGGCGAGGCCCGCCACGGTGCCGGGCGGGGATTCTCCCTGGTGGTATACTTCACCCTGGGGACGGGCGTGGGCGGAGGAGTGGTGTGCGACGGCCGCATATTCTCCGGTGTGAGGGGAGCGGCCGCCGAGCTCGGTCACCTGGTGGTGCGCGCAGGGGGCGAGCCCTGCCGGTGCGGCGGGCGGGGATGCCTGGAGGCTTACGCCTCCGGGCCGGCCCTGGTGCGCCGGGCGCGGTCGGCCCTGACCGGAGAGGGTGCGGGTAGCCTGCTGGCCGGCGTTGCGCCCCTCACGGGGGAGGCGGTGGTGGAGGCGGTACGCCAAGGTGACCCAGTGGCGGTGCGGGCATGGGAAGAAACCATGGAGTACCTGGCGGCGGGGGTGGTGTCCGCCGTGCACGCCTTCAACCCTGACGTGGTGGTGGTAGGGGGAGGGCTGGCGGCCGCGGGTGACCTTCTCTTTGCGCCCCTGCGCCGCCTGGTACGGGAGCAGGGGATGCCCTATCTGGTGCGGGACCTGGAAATCAGGCCGGCCGCCCTGGGCCGGGACGCGGGCGTGGTGGGGGCGGCCGTGCTGGTGCGGGATCGCCTGGGGAGACACGGGGGGTGA